From the Carassius gibelio isolate Cgi1373 ecotype wild population from Czech Republic chromosome B25, carGib1.2-hapl.c, whole genome shotgun sequence genome, one window contains:
- the znf800a gene encoding zinc finger protein 800a isoform X2 → MEATNSEDQGSQTSDKCCQTETLQACCCQTTETPQEPCGKNPVHSIEPGDPALLQQQLQTSKSGIHQIIECFRSGTAQLKHMLLKEVDTIFECKTCRSLFRGLPNLVTHKELYCCSRQPQSDEPSQGGQSQAIKELLQAIYPQKEQEKHVIQLEPIETNPNAVFQQVALVEIPDMPENPAPTPLTMNPVPVKKNHRKSILAPKKFQQSDFEDEIEMEPEEPSIKEGQICEEQINPEPVEGEEEEEESAASEIKEMKISCCLCGKDFGSRRSVRRHCRKMHWQRMEELRKFTETRTVPISLLSMVKDKNAFVPPCCPGKSCPVCKKSFATKANVRRHFDEVHRGLKRDLITPDIATRPGQPLLLEARPPPAKAPSSSVKQDKTQNNLTNCRCKLCKRKYSSQIMLRRHMRIVHKIPILENGSQKAESKHGRRDNMYNKKESLSKASEDDAYHGVSFDFKRIYCWLCKRQFSTSQNLGKHINELHTDGNDSIYIKFYRCPICRYESRRKRDVIRHITVVHKKSSRYLAKVMPALENRAVKKPADAVLGSTTKKNNSKEEGSGKHKTQDPLSSKVKKQESSTSPNTRKHSALMSLNTGKHESPLTPNRQDKNLQASKNPHVTRSHNAIKGSPITRSQETCTEVRVTKNFSLHACDMCGRAFAKKVYLETHRRRHRTGIASGDKLQGRSTRSKALI, encoded by the exons ATGGAGGCTACTAACAGCGAAGATCAAGGAAGCCAGACTAGTGACAAATGCTGCCAGACTGAGACCCTTCAGGCCTGCTGTTGCCAAACAACAGAAACCCCTCAAGAGCCTTGTGGCAAAAATCCAG tCCATTCGATTGAGCCCGGTGATCCAGCCCTGCTCCAACAGCAGCTCCAGACCTCCAAGTCGGGAATTCATCAAATCATTGAGTGTTTTCGCTCAG GTACAGCTCAACTCAAACACATGCTGCTGAAGGAGGTTGACACCATATTTGAGTGCAAAACGTGTCGCAGTCTGTTCCGTGGTCTACCAAATCTGGTCACTCACAAGGAGCTCTACTGCTGTTCCCGACAACCTCAATCAGATG AACCTTCACAAGGTGGGCAAAGCCAAGCTATCAAAGAACTTCTTCAAGCCATCTATCCGCagaaagaacaagaaaaacaTGTCATTCAGCTAGAGCCCATTGAGACGAACCCTAATGCCGTGTTCCAACAAGTGGCACTGGTGGAAATTCCCGACATGCCAGAAAACCCAGCCCCTACACCCCTGACTATGAACCCGGTACCTGTGAAGAAAAATCACCGCAAATCTATTTTGGCACCCAAAAAGTTCCAACAGTCAGATTTTGAAGACGAGATTGAAATGGAACCAGAAGAACCTTCTATTAAAGAAGGTCAGATCTGCGAAGAGCAAATCAATCCTGAGCCGGTAGAAggggaggaagaagaagaggagagtgCCGCCTCTGAGATTAAGGAGATGAAGATCTCTTGCTGCCTCTGCGGAAAAGACTTCGGCTCCAGACGCAGCGTTCGACGCCACTGCCGGAAGATGCACTGGCAGAGGATGGAGGAATTACGCAAATTTACAGAGACGCGCACAGTGCCTATCAGCCTGCTGTCTATGGTGAAGGACAAGAATGCTTTTGTACCACCATGTTGTCCTGGGAAGAGTTGCCCAGTGTGCAAAAAGTCCTTTGCCACCAAGGCCAATGTTCGACGCCACTTTGACGAGGTCCATCGTGGTTTGAAGCGGGATTTGATCACGCCGGACATTGCCACAAGACCAGGTCAGCCTCTTTTACTGGAGGCTCGTCCTCCTCCAGCGAAAGCACCAAGCTCTTCTGTGAAGCAAGATAAGACACAGAACAACCTGACAAACTGTCGCTGCAAGCTATGCAAACGCAAGTACAGCTCCCAAATAATGCTTAGGCGGCACATGCGAATCGTTCATAAGATCCCCATTCTAGAAAACGGCTCTCAGAAGGCCGAATCAAAGCACGGGAGAAGAGATAACATGTACAACAAGAAAGAGTCTCTTTCGAAAGCTTCAGAAGATGATGCATACCATGGTGTGAGTTTTGACTTCAAGAGGATCTACTGCTGGTTGTGTAAACGTCAGTTCAGTACCAGTCAGAACCTGGGCAAGCATATTAACGAGCTGCACACCGATGGAAACGACAGCATCTACATCAAGTTTTACCGATGCCCCATCTGCAGATACGAGTCACGCCGAAAGCGCGACGTCATTCGCCATATCACAGTGGTGCACAAGAAATCATCACGTTATCTGGCTAAGGTTATGCCTGCCTTGGAGAACCGGGCAGTGAAGAAACCAGCTGATGCAGTCTTGGGCAGCACGaccaaaaaaaacaattcaaaagaaGAGGGCAGCGGGAAGCATAAAACGCAGGACCCACTTTCTTCCAAAGTGAAGAAACAAGAATCCTCAACATCTCCAAACACTCGAAAGCATTCCGCTCTAATGTCGCTCAACACAGGCAAACACGAGTCTCCGCTCACACCAAACAGACAAGACAAGAACCTTCAAGCATCCAAGAACCCACATGTCACCCGCAGTCATAATGCTATCAAAGGGTCACCTATCACCAGAAGCCAGGAGACCTGCACGGAGGTTAGGGTAACGAAAAACTTTTCCCTTCACGCCTGTGATATGTGTGGCCGGGCATTTGCCAAAAAGGTCTACCTGGAGACGCACAGGCGGAGACACAGGACTGGCATCGCAAGTGGGGACAAATTACAAGGAAGAAGCACCCGATCAAAGGCCCTCATCTG A
- the znf800a gene encoding zinc finger protein 800a isoform X1 — protein MEATNSEDQGSQTSDKCCQTETLQACCCQTTETPQEPCGKNPVHSIEPGDPALLQQQLQTSKSGIHQIIECFRSGTAQLKHMLLKEVDTIFECKTCRSLFRGLPNLVTHKELYCCSRQPQSDEPSQGGQSQAIKELLQAIYPQKEQEKHVIQLEPIETNPNAVFQQVALVEIPDMPENPAPTPLTMNPVPVKKNHRKSILAPKKFQQSDFEDEIEMEPEEPSIKEGQICEEQINPEPVEGEEEEEESAASEIKEMKISCCLCGKDFGSRRSVRRHCRKMHWQRMEELRKFTETRTVPISLLSMVKDKNAFVPPCCPGKSCPVCKKSFATKANVRRHFDEVHRGLKRDLITPDIATRPGQPLLLEARPPPAKAPSSSVKQDKTQNNLTNCRCKLCKRKYSSQIMLRRHMRIVHKIPILENGSQKAESKHGRRDNMYNKKESLSKASEDDAYHGVSFDFKRIYCWLCKRQFSTSQNLGKHINELHTDGNDSIYIKFYRCPICRYESRRKRDVIRHITVVHKKSSRYLAKVMPALENRAVKKPADAVLGSTTKKNNSKEEGSGKHKTQDPLSSKVKKQESSTSPNTRKHSALMSLNTGKHESPLTPNRQDKNLQASKNPHVTRSHNAIKGSPITRSQETCTEVRVTKNFSLHACDMCGRAFAKKVYLETHRRRHRTGIASGDKLQGRSTRSKALIW, from the exons ATGGAGGCTACTAACAGCGAAGATCAAGGAAGCCAGACTAGTGACAAATGCTGCCAGACTGAGACCCTTCAGGCCTGCTGTTGCCAAACAACAGAAACCCCTCAAGAGCCTTGTGGCAAAAATCCAG tCCATTCGATTGAGCCCGGTGATCCAGCCCTGCTCCAACAGCAGCTCCAGACCTCCAAGTCGGGAATTCATCAAATCATTGAGTGTTTTCGCTCAG GTACAGCTCAACTCAAACACATGCTGCTGAAGGAGGTTGACACCATATTTGAGTGCAAAACGTGTCGCAGTCTGTTCCGTGGTCTACCAAATCTGGTCACTCACAAGGAGCTCTACTGCTGTTCCCGACAACCTCAATCAGATG AACCTTCACAAGGTGGGCAAAGCCAAGCTATCAAAGAACTTCTTCAAGCCATCTATCCGCagaaagaacaagaaaaacaTGTCATTCAGCTAGAGCCCATTGAGACGAACCCTAATGCCGTGTTCCAACAAGTGGCACTGGTGGAAATTCCCGACATGCCAGAAAACCCAGCCCCTACACCCCTGACTATGAACCCGGTACCTGTGAAGAAAAATCACCGCAAATCTATTTTGGCACCCAAAAAGTTCCAACAGTCAGATTTTGAAGACGAGATTGAAATGGAACCAGAAGAACCTTCTATTAAAGAAGGTCAGATCTGCGAAGAGCAAATCAATCCTGAGCCGGTAGAAggggaggaagaagaagaggagagtgCCGCCTCTGAGATTAAGGAGATGAAGATCTCTTGCTGCCTCTGCGGAAAAGACTTCGGCTCCAGACGCAGCGTTCGACGCCACTGCCGGAAGATGCACTGGCAGAGGATGGAGGAATTACGCAAATTTACAGAGACGCGCACAGTGCCTATCAGCCTGCTGTCTATGGTGAAGGACAAGAATGCTTTTGTACCACCATGTTGTCCTGGGAAGAGTTGCCCAGTGTGCAAAAAGTCCTTTGCCACCAAGGCCAATGTTCGACGCCACTTTGACGAGGTCCATCGTGGTTTGAAGCGGGATTTGATCACGCCGGACATTGCCACAAGACCAGGTCAGCCTCTTTTACTGGAGGCTCGTCCTCCTCCAGCGAAAGCACCAAGCTCTTCTGTGAAGCAAGATAAGACACAGAACAACCTGACAAACTGTCGCTGCAAGCTATGCAAACGCAAGTACAGCTCCCAAATAATGCTTAGGCGGCACATGCGAATCGTTCATAAGATCCCCATTCTAGAAAACGGCTCTCAGAAGGCCGAATCAAAGCACGGGAGAAGAGATAACATGTACAACAAGAAAGAGTCTCTTTCGAAAGCTTCAGAAGATGATGCATACCATGGTGTGAGTTTTGACTTCAAGAGGATCTACTGCTGGTTGTGTAAACGTCAGTTCAGTACCAGTCAGAACCTGGGCAAGCATATTAACGAGCTGCACACCGATGGAAACGACAGCATCTACATCAAGTTTTACCGATGCCCCATCTGCAGATACGAGTCACGCCGAAAGCGCGACGTCATTCGCCATATCACAGTGGTGCACAAGAAATCATCACGTTATCTGGCTAAGGTTATGCCTGCCTTGGAGAACCGGGCAGTGAAGAAACCAGCTGATGCAGTCTTGGGCAGCACGaccaaaaaaaacaattcaaaagaaGAGGGCAGCGGGAAGCATAAAACGCAGGACCCACTTTCTTCCAAAGTGAAGAAACAAGAATCCTCAACATCTCCAAACACTCGAAAGCATTCCGCTCTAATGTCGCTCAACACAGGCAAACACGAGTCTCCGCTCACACCAAACAGACAAGACAAGAACCTTCAAGCATCCAAGAACCCACATGTCACCCGCAGTCATAATGCTATCAAAGGGTCACCTATCACCAGAAGCCAGGAGACCTGCACGGAGGTTAGGGTAACGAAAAACTTTTCCCTTCACGCCTGTGATATGTGTGGCCGGGCATTTGCCAAAAAGGTCTACCTGGAGACGCACAGGCGGAGACACAGGACTGGCATCGCAAGTGGGGACAAATTACAAGGAAGAAGCACCCGATCAAAGGCCCTCATCTGGTAG